AGTGTAGACTGTTTCAGTGTTTAGAGCTGTTGAATTGAGGGGATTTTCGGTTATACGATTGCCTGAGTTGTTTTAGAGATGAGAAATGATTTAAATGGAGTGAGGAATGTGAACAGTTTGAATGATAACTGCATTTCTGTGATCTTAATCTTCGGTCATTTTGAAATCGGCATTTGGAAAGTGTGTTGTGTTCTTATGATTTCGGATGGCGTGTATTTGTGTATATTCATATTTTTTTCTTCTTTTTTGAAGCTTGCAAGTATGGCTGTTTCACAAAACAATCACGATATGGAGGAGGGGACACTAGAGGTCGGCATGGGTAAGTCGTGTAATGGTTTTACTTACTAGATTATGCGTAGATACACATAAGAGGTTTGATCATATGCTGACGATATGGACATGAGGGCATAAATGTTGGTTTTCTTGTATGTATGAACAAAGTAAAGAAAAACAAAGAGGCAATGATGGGTATATGATGCGATTTTGGGTCATCATTCTTAATCGATTTTCTATTATTCAGTGTCAAATTCATCAAGCTAATTATTAGGCTAAAGAGTGCTAGTATACGCATCAGTCTATAAGTAATGTCAAATCTGACCTTTGTTTACCTGCCTTGACATTACAGAGTACAGGACTGTCTCTGGTGTGGCTGGACCTCTGGTTATCCTTGAAAAAGTTAAGGTAGGTGTATCATCTCTCTGTCTACTTTTCTCCCTGTGGATTATTCTAAGCCTTTTCATTTAGAACATTCATCACCTTAAAACCCAATAACTCATGCGCCCAATAACTCATGCGTTTTTCTTGAAATATGTCAGGGACCCAAGTTTCAGGAGATTGTTAATATTCGGTTGGGAGATGGAACAATTCGACGTGGCCAAGTCCTGGAGGTTGATGGAGAGAAAGCTATTGTTCAGGTGACTGTAGCTTATCATGTTTTATTAGTTTCCGGTTATTGTATCCATTTATATACACTCCTAGAAATAATCATAACTTTTGGGAACTTGTAGACTTATTGGGAGGTTTTAGTCATCTTGTGCTATGATTCTTTTAATGTTAGATTGCAGCGTCAATGGGTTTTTTTTTTTTTTTTTTTTTACTATATGTTTACTATTTTTTTGTATAGGTTTTCGAAGGAACATCTGGAATTGACAACAAGTATACCACAGTGCAATTTACAGGAGAGGTATTCAATCTTTAATCTCATATTCTACCTTGATTATAATACAAAACAGGAAAACCAAATATTTCTCATAAGTCATACCTCTTGACTCCCCCATTGCCATATGCAGGTTTTGAAAACTCCAGTCTCTCTGGACATGCTTGGGCGGATCTTTAATGGATCTGGGAAACCCATTGACAATGGGCCCCCAATTTTGCCTGAGGCGTACCTCGACATATCTGGTGAGCTATTGGATTTACTGATAGTAAGTTCAGTTCAAATTTGATGTAACTTAATGTGTCTGTCTATCTATTGTATGTTTCCTCCAGGTAGTTCTATCAATCCCAGTGAGAGAACATATCCTGAAGAGATGATTCAAACGGGAATTTCGACAATTGATGTAATGAATTCCATTGCCAGAGGACAAAAGATCCCACTTTTCTCTGCTGCTGGTCTTCCTCATAATGAGATTGCAGCTCAGATATGTCGCCAGGCTGGTCTGGTCAAGCGGTTGGAGAAATCTGACAATCTTCTTGACGCTAGGGTATGCTACTAATATTTTTGTTGGCTAGTAGAAATTGCACATTGAAAATTCTTTCCTGGTTATATTACATATAATTGAAAGCAATAGGACAGTGTGCTGTGCCTACTGTTTTCATACCTGATGCCTATTGCTTTTGCCATGTTATTTTGCAAATCAAGCTAAGTAGAGATGTCTCTATCTTTAGTTGAATTACATTCCATCATTTGTGTTATTGCTTATTGTGAGGCCATCCGTTCCTTTTTCCTTTGACATTAATGGAGTTTATGCACATTAGATAGAACACACATTTTTGATGTATTTCTAGCATTCATGTGAGTGTCTGAACTAGATTGTAAAATTGTAGGATGGGGAAGACGACAATTTCGCCATTGTGTTTGCTGCTATGGGAGTAAATATGGAGACTGCACAGTTCTTCAAACGTGATTTTGAGGAAAATGGTTCAATGGAGAGGGTCACCCTTTTTCTTAATCTGGTACGACTGTAATGAACATATGGAGCTTATATTAATTGGAGTTATTCCACAGGTCTGTGTAATATTATTTGAAAGCATTTGTGCCTAAAGTGCTTTTGTTTCTTCTGCAGGCAAATGACCCTACAATTGAACGTATTATTACTCCTCGTATTGCTCTTACTACTGCAGAGTATCTGGCATATGTATGTGGGAAGCATGTCCTTGTCATACTGACAGATATGAGTTCTTATGCTGATGCTCTTCGTGAGGTAATGGGAAAAAAACTTTTAACATTGTACCTTAACTCATTTCTGGAGATGACAAAATGCATGAATTTCTGCTTTTCATGCGTCATGTCTATCCTCTTTTTTCTGATTGCTCAAAGCCATCATAGATTAATGCAGAAACTTTGAGGGACTTTAAAATGTTATATGACATCAGAATTTTACCAAGTGTAATATGATTCTATGCGCTACATATTGAGTGTTTCTTTAAACAAAATACTGAACACTACTGCAGGTATCTGCTGCCCGAGAGGAAGTGCCTGGAAGGCGTGGATATCCCGGGTACATGTATACCGATTTGGCGCAAATCTATGAGCGTGCTGGACGAATTGAAGGGCGAAAAGGCTCCATCACACAAATTCCAATTTTGACTATGCCCAATGATGGTATTACACTGCTTTTAGTCTCGTTACGTATCAGACTCGGCATATCATACATCTTTACTGTAGTGATCATACATTTCCTGTTCCTTGATACTATTTGGCCAGATATTACGCATCCCACCCCGGATCTTACAGGATACATTACTGAGGGACAGGTATACATTGACAGGCAGCTCCACAACAGACAGGTAACTGTTAATTTTGGCATGCTTTAGGTTTCATTACATCAGTTAGTGTTCTGGTCTTAGATCTGACACTGGTTATATCCTGTAAGTTAAGAATGTAGTATACCTTATCAAAAAAAGTGGGTACTTTCTTAAGTGGCGTGGGTTTAGACTTGAGTATCAAAGTAAATCCCATTTGATAAACTCATTGATCATTGTATAGTCGATAATACATAAAAATCAGCTCTCATCTAGCTTTATACAAAATGATAAATTGATTGTTAGTTTATCACCAAAACCAGCATTTAGAAAGCTTGTGTTTCTTTAACACCTCACAAACAGGTTAGAAAAGGTAAAAACCAGCTATTTGGAGATCACTGACCCGAAAGGAGAAAGCTATTCAGTGGTTATTCATGATTTGAAACTTAACTGTTTTTATTTTGATTGGTGCAGATCTACCCACCAATCAATGTCCTCCCATCTCTTTCTCGTTTGATGAAGGTAAGGATGCTTCTGATTTTCATTGAACTATAATAAGGGAGGTCATACCTTTTTACAATTTATGGGGTGCATTAAATAAAATTGATGGTTATGATTGCAGAGTGCTATTGGTGAAGGGATGACTCGCAAGGATCATTCTGATGTATCCAATCAGGTATATATGGCTTTTATGGTATTATGTTTTTGACTTGTCTTGACCAATTTGTCTTGACTTTATGCCATTGCCATCTATTTTCCATCTCATGAGTTGTTGCACTTTCAGTTGTATGCAAATTATGCAATTGGGAAGGATGTCCAGGCAATGAAAGCTGTGGTTGGAGAGGAAGCTCTTTCTTCTGAGGACTTGGTATCTTACTTTTCCCATTTTTCTATCAAGTTTTGTTAGGGAAGATAAACCAATGGGATTATTTATTTATTGATTATTGAACGCAGCTATACCTGGAGTTTTTGGACAAGTTCGAGAAGAAGTTTGTGAGCCAAGGAGCTTATGATACACGTAGTATCTTCCAGTCTCTCGATTTGGCATGGACATTGCTTCGCATTTTCCCCCGTGAGCTTCTCCACCGTATACCTATAAAGACCCTAGATCTGTTCTACAGCAGAGATGCAACAAACTGATGAAGTCCTTTTGTCCTGTTCGTCAAAGTTCTTCGGCTTAGCTATCAATGAGCTCTGCTTTAGTTGATCGATTTTTCTGCCTAGATTGCATCTCTTCTATCTCTTCCGGCATATATAATAAAGGTTATGCTCCTTTCAGGGCCAGTTCAAATATTCTTTCGACAAGGACGTTAGATCTTGTAGATCTGTATTTTCGTTTCTCATTTGTTAGTATGTTACCCCGTTGTGTTTGGTTATGCTTTTACTCTACTGAGTTTCAGGACCAGTCGGGCCATCTAGGATCTAAAGCCCTTGCGGTATATATTTGCTTGTTTCAAGACCTTATTTATTTTGTAATCTGGCATTTTTGGCCTCTTATTAATCTTATGTTCAGACAGTTATGCAGCAACAATAGTGTTCTGGATAATATTGGACGAGTAAACATGCTCAAGTTTACTGTTCAATTTATGTCTGGAATAAAATGCGTATGTTATGAGTAACGCTGCATACACCAAATTATTTTACAAAATATAGATACCGAATGACGTGGCAGAAGCCAGCTCACTGTTTTTATTTATCAAAAGTAGTGACATGGAAATTAACTAATTTAAGATATAAATTTTTTGAATTATTTTAATAGAACAAAAACTAGAAGAGATGAACATATATACAAGAAAAACCCTAATTCACCCTTCTAAGTCTTTGTCTTAACCACCATCCAAGCTTCCTCTTTCTTATCAGATCTACCATCTATAGATTTCTCTATGTGCATATATATATATATATATATAGAGGATGTGAAGCGGACGTCCGCATTCTGGCTTAAATGCGGACGTCCGCTTCACATCCTCTCTGTGTATATATATATATATATTACATTCGAATTCGATCAGATTGTTTGGAGACCTACACATTGATGGTTGTTTGAGGCTCTAAAGCTCTTATACTTGGCTCAATTCTCTCACCTGATGCTAATCAATACCAATTGGAATTACTGTTATGTATTTGAAGCTTCACTTGGGATTGGTAAATATAAGTAGATTGACTGGGTATAGCAAATGGCATTCATGAACCAGATCTTCCGGTATGGAGAAGATCAACTCCAACTCCAACTCCAATTAGACTTGGAAGTTGGAACGAACCTCCAATTAAATCATGAAAGGGGAGCTACTCACACCAGGGTATACGTTTTCAATACGGGAGCATATATAGTTCTACATAATTAAAACACAATTTGTTGCATCAAAAACAGAAATACCCTAGATTTGTAAGTGTTCACTTCCAAGTATATAACATTTTACGAATAATGATAGTTAAAAGCTTAAAGCCTAGAAAAAAATTATATGAATGGCACGATAACAGTTAGAATGAACTTTTGCAGAAACTAAGTAAATGCATTTTGGAAATTTGTAATGACATACTGGAAAACAATTTTGAAAATTCAATCCATGTAGGAGATGATGTGGCATTTGGGATATAATTTTGGTATAAATTTTTGGGGTCTCAAACATTTTCCGTATGTTATACTTGTCCAATAATACAATGTTAGCGGCTTTAACAGATTTGGCACCCTTGAAATTTGCAGTCTTGATTTATAAAATTGTGGAAGGTTAAGCTCAGTTGTTAGAAGGAACTTGTTTTTGGTTGCTCTCATTGCTTTGGCAAATCAGGAAATCAACGAGTTGGAGTTTCTTTCTTTAAGAGATAGCCACAACAGCTTGGGTAAAAAATTACAAAGACGAAACGAGGATAGAACAAAAACCAAAGACTAATGCATTGCAAGACAAAAGTGGTAGATGCTCGGAAACTTCGTCATTCATAAGACCAGAATCTCCAGATCACTAATTCATTTGGCTACATCAGTAACATCTTTCTGAGACGAGAATCTTTCAAGGCGGTAGCTTTGTAACAGTTTGAATTGACTGTACATTATTCTTTTCGTTTTTTTTTTTTCTTAATAGAATCAGTACAAAGTAGCAAGCAAAGCTCATGATTCTCAATTCTCATTCTCATACAAAATAATAACAACAATATATTCTGAGTTTGACTTTCATTCTCTTTCTGCCATACAAGTTGAAACAGAGGCTAAAACAGCGTATTGAATCGATTACTTGTTCTCTACTTTCAGTAGAAACTGGAACAGATGTCAGACAAATGTTATCCAGATGGATCATTCTGTTTTCAGTTCTGCTCTTAGTGATATTGAAAAGGTTGCAGATGGGTTCCTTGTTAGTTATCTCTTGTCCCAGAAAATGGAAAGGCCAAAACCACGTGTGGTCTACTTCTTCCTTTTATACACTATGAGGCAGCTCCAGGATGAATGAGATAAAGATAGGAGTCAAAAGTTCATTACAATGACCAAACAAATTCAATTGTTGCTCAGCCAGCTTTTGAAGTTCTTTCTACCTTCGGCAGGACAACTGAATCAAGATTTGCAGGATAAGGAGTCCACAACCCTAAGCCTCCCCTACTCTCTACCAAACCATTTTTCGCATTAGCTTGGTCCCAATCTTTACCCCTATCCTTAATGGTTCCGTTACCCTTAAGCTGACTCCAACTAGTTACCCACTCTATGCGAGAAGAATGCTCCCTTATGTGTGGATGCAAAATAAATAGTGAATTGTACTCGCAGTTTGGAAACATAAAGAACTTAAACGCATCCCCTAACCTGTACAGAACATAACCAAAACTCAGTTGGTCCCTTGGTGTGAAGAGGTCGACCTCATTGAACCACAAGCAGCTAAACAAGTTACTCATTGCAGTATGCTCCCGTATGATAATTGCTCCCTCTGGCACATCTGCATTAAAAACTTTCGATTAATAAATGGAATAAAAGAGTATCATATGCATCAGCATAACTTTCTTTGTTTCCGCACATCCGTAACATTCGATGTAATCAAGTCAATAAACATATGAAACCAACAACTTTATACATGACCCAAATATACTGTCTGCCTTCTTACCACTAACAGTTTTCTTCTGCGGACTCCATGGCTCCATGCCCTCATATCGGTAAATCTTCATGTGAAGATCAATAAGAGGTCGAGCATATCGTTTCCTCCGCTTGTTTGCATCTGCCTCCTCATATATACTGTGAGAATGTTTGTGCTGAGAAATGGCAAATGTATTCTTCTCCCGCCATAAATATCTGCAAACCAAATTTAGTTCCGTCGATTAAAGCCCTAGATGTGTGTGCATACACGCACTGACACACATGTATATGCGCAACTATAAAATGAAGTCAAACCGATACCTTTCCAGTATAAGCAATGGATCAACCATGAGCTCCATTTTACCATCAATCCAAATGCTGTACTGCGCCTTAGGGAATAAACGGTGGGTTATGATCTTGGGGACCTTCCCATTCCTTCTTGGCTCATCATAAGGCGGATGCTTCAGTAAAATTAGACGCCAGACGCCAACCCATTTCCCTCCATTATTATCCTCTCTGATCGTAACATTACCCTTTATAAATTCAAGAGATGTCTCATCCAC
The window above is part of the Fragaria vesca subsp. vesca linkage group LG2, FraVesHawaii_1.0, whole genome shotgun sequence genome. Proteins encoded here:
- the LOC101293058 gene encoding V-type proton ATPase subunit B2-like, with the protein product MAVSQNNHDMEEGTLEVGMEYRTVSGVAGPLVILEKVKGPKFQEIVNIRLGDGTIRRGQVLEVDGEKAIVQVFEGTSGIDNKYTTVQFTGEVLKTPVSLDMLGRIFNGSGKPIDNGPPILPEAYLDISGSSINPSERTYPEEMIQTGISTIDVMNSIARGQKIPLFSAAGLPHNEIAAQICRQAGLVKRLEKSDNLLDARDGEDDNFAIVFAAMGVNMETAQFFKRDFEENGSMERVTLFLNLANDPTIERIITPRIALTTAEYLAYVCGKHVLVILTDMSSYADALREVSAAREEVPGRRGYPGYMYTDLAQIYERAGRIEGRKGSITQIPILTMPNDDITHPTPDLTGYITEGQVYIDRQLHNRQIYPPINVLPSLSRLMKSAIGEGMTRKDHSDVSNQLYANYAIGKDVQAMKAVVGEEALSSEDLLYLEFLDKFEKKFVSQGAYDTRSIFQSLDLAWTLLRIFPRELLHRIPIKTLDLFYSRDATN
- the LOC101293359 gene encoding uncharacterized protein LOC101293359, with the translated sequence MEKDSPRSVSFRTHRRGERSGLSVLGRDVEGGIFPGKVAPDSAIKIVCKKGVIRLLLVGVILWVVLILLATLFHVWSCHSSISILSAMCNKNSTVLDMLRNMGFVAKPQLQHRCPIPVANDPDKIVIPEGRTPDKIVKKLIYVEDQAVNDKTQSSPLFGGHESWSQREESFKLKPTMKVHCGFIRNGGGDMIPEDIEYAEKCRFVVASGIFDGYDIPHQPSNLSPRSKKLFCFLMVVDETSLEFIKGNVTIREDNNGGKWVGVWRLILLKHPPYDEPRRNGKVPKIITHRLFPKAQYSIWIDGKMELMVDPLLILERYLWREKNTFAISQHKHSHSIYEEADANKRRKRYARPLIDLHMKIYRYEGMEPWSPQKKTVSDVPEGAIIIREHTAMSNLFSCLWFNEVDLFTPRDQLSFGYVLYRLGDAFKFFMFPNCEYNSLFILHPHIREHSSRIEWVTSWSQLKGNGTIKDRGKDWDQANAKNGLVESRGGLGLWTPYPANLDSVVLPKVERTSKAG